One genomic region from Lysobacterales bacterium encodes:
- a CDS encoding ABC transporter permease subunit gives MNRKPFLLFTAMAFGYAFLYLPIVSVIAYSFNSSRLVTVWGGFSTEWYGRLLQNEQILQAAWRSLLIAATAATLAVVIGTFAGTALTRLGRFRARPLLSIMTSAPLVMPEVMLGLSALLLFVFLQQLTGWPAQRGFTTIAIAHITFCTAYVTVVVQSRLAQMDESLEEAAMDLGARPWKVFFLITLPQIFPALIAGWLLAFTLSVDDLVVASFVSGPGSSTLPMVVYSKVKFGITPEINALATLIILFVTTAIVIAGWLMHRGERRE, from the coding sequence ATGAACCGCAAACCCTTCCTGCTGTTCACCGCGATGGCCTTCGGCTACGCGTTTCTGTACCTGCCCATCGTTTCGGTGATCGCCTACAGCTTCAACAGCTCGCGGCTGGTGACCGTCTGGGGCGGCTTTTCCACCGAGTGGTACGGCCGCCTGCTGCAGAACGAGCAGATCCTGCAGGCCGCCTGGCGCAGCCTGCTGATCGCCGCCACCGCGGCGACGCTGGCCGTGGTCATCGGGACCTTCGCTGGCACCGCGCTCACGCGGCTGGGGCGCTTTCGCGCGCGACCGCTGCTTTCGATCATGACCTCCGCCCCTCTGGTCATGCCCGAGGTGATGCTGGGGCTTTCGGCCCTGCTGCTGTTCGTGTTCCTCCAGCAGCTCACCGGCTGGCCGGCGCAGCGCGGCTTCACCACCATCGCCATTGCCCACATCACCTTCTGCACGGCCTACGTCACCGTAGTGGTGCAGTCGCGCTTGGCGCAGATGGACGAAAGCCTCGAAGAGGCCGCCATGGATCTCGGTGCGCGGCCGTGGAAGGTGTTCTTCCTGATCACCCTGCCACAGATCTTTCCGGCGCTGATTGCCGGCTGGCTGCTCGCCTTCACCCTGTCAGTGGATGACCTCGTGGTCGCCAGCTTCGTCTCCGGCCCCGGCAGCAGCACCCTGCCGATGGTGGTCTATTCCAAGGTCAAGTTCGGCATCACGCCCGAGATCAATGCACTCGCCACCCTGATCATCCTGTTCGTGACTACTGCGATCGTGATCGCGGGCTGGTTGATGCATCGGGGCGAACGACGGGAGTAA
- a CDS encoding tetratricopeptide repeat protein has translation MSNSNRISFDRLHALALATCCALGLSASFSLQAASEQTLQSYAEAVDFLDRWHGDREMLDAAHERLTELLIDAPDFAPAHVEMARWYLMNSQNYPAALRSLERAEALDPEFPGIFVLRGYVFERQNRLDEALQQLDRAEAIGTDNPWLPLNRAAVLAKLGRDAEALPLYESVLEGHLDDPKAWPTAKARAIELHERAANLDAAEAVLLRAKALKPDDLGEAASYWYWLSARNRLDEALAMVREARKRWSAPELAHDEFSLHLEIARQLLAVDRDASRAAFQEASRIGAQLNTIDAPNFEEWARMQEAQSRDQVR, from the coding sequence ATGTCGAATTCAAACCGAATCTCTTTCGATCGCTTGCACGCCTTGGCTTTGGCGACTTGCTGTGCGCTGGGTCTGAGCGCGTCCTTCTCGCTACAGGCGGCATCCGAGCAGACTCTGCAGAGTTATGCAGAAGCCGTTGATTTCCTTGATCGTTGGCATGGTGACAGGGAGATGCTCGACGCCGCCCATGAACGCCTAACTGAGCTGTTGATTGACGCGCCTGACTTCGCGCCGGCACACGTCGAAATGGCGCGCTGGTACCTGATGAACTCGCAGAACTACCCCGCCGCACTGCGGTCTTTGGAGCGGGCCGAGGCGCTTGATCCGGAGTTCCCAGGCATTTTTGTGCTGAGAGGCTACGTTTTCGAGCGTCAGAATCGCCTCGACGAGGCTTTGCAGCAGCTGGATCGCGCGGAAGCGATCGGAACCGACAACCCTTGGCTGCCGTTGAATCGGGCGGCCGTGCTCGCAAAGCTTGGTCGCGATGCCGAGGCGTTGCCGCTGTACGAGTCGGTGCTCGAAGGCCACTTGGACGACCCGAAAGCCTGGCCCACGGCGAAGGCGCGGGCCATCGAACTTCACGAGCGCGCGGCTAACCTCGACGCAGCCGAGGCCGTGCTCTTGCGTGCCAAAGCGCTAAAGCCTGACGATCTGGGAGAGGCTGCCAGCTATTGGTACTGGTTGAGCGCTCGGAATCGTCTCGACGAGGCCTTGGCCATGGTGCGCGAAGCTAGGAAGCGCTGGAGCGCCCCCGAGCTTGCCCACGACGAGTTCTCCTTGCATCTTGAGATAGCCCGCCAGCTGCTTGCTGTGGACCGCGATGCTTCGCGCGCTGCGTTTCAGGAAGCTTCGCGGATTGGCGCGCAGCTCAACACGATTGATGCTCCGAACTTCGAAGAATGGGCCAGAATGCAGGAGGCTCAGAGCAGAGACCAAGTGCGATAG
- the yeiP gene encoding elongation factor P-like protein YeiP, producing MKANEVKKGNVVEHNGTVYQVRDIERSAPTARGGNVTFRFTLYSIPGGAKYDLSLRADDDLKELDLVRRQATFSYKDGEAFVFLDSEDYTSYQLDADVVGEAAGYITDGLENCYVAVIDDQPVALQLPPSVVLEVVETAPEMKGATATKRPKPAKLSTGIEIQVPEYITNGERILVSTSTGEFAGRAD from the coding sequence ATGAAGGCCAATGAAGTCAAGAAGGGCAACGTCGTAGAACACAACGGCACGGTCTACCAGGTGCGCGACATCGAGCGCAGCGCCCCCACCGCCCGCGGCGGCAACGTCACCTTCCGCTTCACCCTGTACAGCATTCCCGGCGGCGCCAAGTACGACCTCAGCCTGCGCGCCGACGACGACCTGAAGGAGCTGGACCTCGTGCGTCGCCAGGCCACCTTCTCGTACAAGGACGGCGAGGCCTTCGTCTTCCTCGACAGCGAGGACTACACCAGCTACCAGCTCGACGCCGACGTCGTCGGCGAGGCCGCGGGCTACATCACCGACGGCCTGGAGAACTGCTACGTCGCGGTCATCGACGACCAGCCCGTGGCCCTGCAGCTGCCGCCGAGCGTGGTGCTGGAGGTGGTGGAGACCGCCCCCGAAATGAAGGGCGCCACCGCCACCAAGCGCCCCAAGCCGGCCAAGCTCTCGACCGGCATCGAGATCCAGGTGCCGGAGTACATCACCAACGGCGAGCGCATCCTGGTCAGCACCAGCACGGGTGAGTTCGCTGGGCGGGCGGATTGA
- a CDS encoding putative toxin-antitoxin system toxin component, PIN family, with amino-acid sequence MPTPAPPPRLVLDTNVWLDLLVFADPRCSALGAAIAEARVELLIDADCHAEWARVLTYPTLQLDATQRDQLCLRQRALCRWQPAPSAPMPPLPRCRDPDDQKFLQLALRGGAQQLLSRDQALLELDRRLRRHGLFGVQTPEAFALDATACPAAADA; translated from the coding sequence ATGCCCACCCCTGCCCCGCCCCCTCGCCTCGTGCTCGACACCAACGTCTGGCTGGACCTGCTGGTCTTCGCCGACCCGCGCTGCAGCGCGCTTGGCGCCGCCATTGCGGAGGCCCGCGTAGAGCTGCTGATCGACGCCGACTGTCACGCCGAATGGGCGCGCGTGCTCACCTATCCGACGCTTCAGCTCGACGCTACGCAACGGGATCAGCTGTGCCTGCGACAGCGGGCGCTCTGCCGCTGGCAGCCGGCGCCGAGTGCGCCCATGCCTCCGCTGCCGCGCTGCCGCGATCCGGATGACCAGAAGTTTCTGCAGCTGGCGCTGCGCGGCGGTGCGCAGCAGCTGCTGAGCCGCGATCAGGCGCTGCTGGAGCTGGATCGCCGGCTTCGCAGGCACGGGCTGTTCGGCGTGCAGACGCCGGAAGCCTTCGCATTGGACGCGACTGCCTGTCCCGCGGCTGCAGACGCCTGA
- a CDS encoding Ig-like domain-containing protein translates to MRLIAAGALGLGAVTAQAQQTLPFAEDFDSATTATFRTAAYRALPGAPSTPMYHALGGASAIQIVDGALSFVGARFTIGNTQPTVVSTTTTSPPGIFNLSQTYTVSFCVLQASGVGNLQLYVDNNTTGAANSPFGQASRLLNLPASGIAARSVVSVTSSVGTPTSFLYLRTESGATVSLDNFRVDAGSTATATCPAPGQASVALDPPALSWTAQAGSPAYVVNVTALNASGGADTFGVVSSAPAVVSVGVSGSQVSLSPLSAGTASITFSSGSDPSVTRVLQATVLAESTTVYNLTGVVQPAALSAGVHVDTRLRLQFDSAPALGSGGSIRIHRWSDDALVDTLPLSGDVDALGFPGQDRVRVVNRSALRVDGSRVTLFPHSHALAPNTEYYVVVDNGVFKGTSLNGTAFDGIGRSAGWRFTTGALPAAAAVLRVDDDGPADFRTVQRAIDHASASFPGAEPVRIEIAEGDYEELLYLRGKSNLSLRGDSRDGVRIHYRNSEARNPGSGTSRPPGAGPANGGRAVWLIENADGLRIEQLSLRNTTLRSAAPSQAETLYFNSSDGSHRLVAERAAFYSEQDTLQLKGYAWFYRCLVEGNVDFIWGGNKVSLFEESEIRSVGDTTNASNGGYVLQARTVEASDKGFVFLNSVLTRGPGPGPQASVPPDGASYLARSGGSPSYFDNVVFVNNRMGPHIASIGWAGAGINGQPSPNPAVPTATSGWREFGSATLAGAPIDLSLRQTGFPLSAQEVAAEFATRALVFRAYAGGQGWNPEPSFGDALFANGFEAP, encoded by the coding sequence ATGCGCTTGATCGCTGCGGGGGCGCTGGGGCTGGGCGCGGTCACGGCCCAGGCGCAGCAGACACTGCCCTTCGCCGAAGACTTCGACAGCGCGACTACAGCGACCTTCCGCACGGCCGCCTACCGCGCTTTGCCCGGGGCGCCAAGCACGCCCATGTACCACGCCCTGGGCGGCGCCAGCGCCATCCAGATCGTCGACGGCGCGCTCAGCTTCGTCGGTGCGCGCTTCACCATCGGCAACACCCAGCCGACGGTGGTCAGCACCACGACCACCTCGCCGCCGGGCATCTTCAATCTGTCGCAGACCTACACCGTGTCGTTCTGCGTGCTGCAGGCCTCGGGCGTTGGCAATCTGCAGCTGTACGTCGACAACAACACCACGGGTGCCGCCAATTCGCCCTTCGGCCAGGCTTCGCGCCTGCTCAACCTGCCGGCCTCGGGCATCGCCGCGCGCAGCGTGGTTTCGGTGACCTCCAGCGTCGGCACCCCCACGTCCTTCCTCTACCTGCGCACCGAGAGCGGCGCGACGGTCAGCCTCGACAACTTCCGCGTCGATGCCGGCAGCACCGCGACCGCCACCTGTCCGGCGCCCGGTCAGGCGTCGGTCGCGCTGGATCCGCCGGCGCTGAGCTGGACCGCGCAGGCCGGCTCGCCCGCCTACGTGGTCAACGTCACCGCGTTGAACGCCAGCGGCGGCGCCGACACCTTCGGTGTGGTCTCCAGCGCGCCCGCGGTGGTCAGCGTGGGCGTGAGCGGCAGCCAGGTGAGCCTGTCGCCGCTCAGTGCGGGCACCGCCAGCATCACCTTCAGCAGCGGCTCCGATCCCAGCGTGACTCGCGTGCTGCAGGCGACCGTGCTGGCGGAATCGACCACGGTCTACAACCTGACCGGCGTGGTTCAGCCGGCGGCGCTGAGCGCCGGGGTACACGTCGACACGCGGCTGCGTCTGCAGTTCGACAGCGCGCCCGCGCTCGGCAGCGGCGGCAGCATCCGCATCCACCGCTGGAGCGATGACGCGCTGGTCGATACCTTGCCGCTCAGCGGCGATGTCGATGCGCTCGGCTTTCCGGGGCAGGACCGCGTGCGCGTGGTCAACCGCAGCGCGCTGCGGGTGGACGGCAGCCGCGTCACCCTGTTCCCCCACAGTCACGCGCTGGCGCCGAACACCGAGTACTACGTGGTCGTCGACAACGGCGTGTTCAAGGGCACCAGCTTGAACGGCACGGCCTTCGACGGCATCGGCCGCTCCGCGGGCTGGCGCTTCACCACCGGCGCGCTGCCGGCTGCTGCCGCGGTGCTGCGCGTTGACGATGACGGCCCGGCCGACTTCCGCACCGTGCAGCGCGCCATCGACCATGCGTCGGCGAGTTTTCCGGGCGCAGAGCCGGTGCGTATCGAGATCGCCGAGGGTGACTACGAAGAGCTGCTCTACCTGCGCGGCAAGTCCAACCTGAGCCTGCGCGGTGACAGCCGCGACGGCGTGCGCATCCACTACCGCAACTCGGAGGCGCGCAACCCGGGCTCCGGCACCAGCCGTCCTCCCGGCGCGGGACCGGCCAACGGCGGGCGCGCGGTGTGGCTGATCGAGAACGCCGACGGGCTGCGCATCGAACAGCTCAGCCTGCGCAACACCACCCTGCGCTCGGCCGCACCGAGCCAGGCCGAAACCCTGTACTTCAACAGCAGCGATGGCAGCCATCGACTGGTGGCCGAGCGGGCAGCGTTCTACAGCGAGCAGGACACCCTGCAGCTGAAGGGCTACGCCTGGTTCTACCGCTGTCTGGTCGAGGGCAACGTCGACTTCATCTGGGGTGGCAACAAGGTCAGCCTGTTCGAGGAGTCCGAGATCCGCAGCGTGGGTGACACCACCAATGCCAGCAACGGCGGCTATGTGCTGCAGGCGCGCACGGTCGAGGCCAGCGACAAGGGCTTCGTGTTCCTGAACAGCGTGCTGACGCGCGGCCCCGGCCCCGGCCCGCAGGCCTCCGTGCCCCCAGATGGCGCCAGCTATCTCGCGCGCAGCGGCGGCAGCCCGAGCTATTTCGACAACGTGGTGTTCGTGAACAACCGGATGGGGCCGCACATCGCCAGCATCGGCTGGGCGGGCGCGGGCATCAACGGCCAGCCCTCGCCCAACCCCGCGGTGCCAACGGCCACCAGCGGCTGGCGCGAGTTCGGCAGCGCCACGCTGGCGGGCGCGCCGATCGATCTCTCGCTGCGGCAGACGGGCTTCCCATTGAGCGCCCAGGAAGTCGCCGCCGAGTTTGCGACGCGCGCGCTGGTGTTCCGGGCCTATGCCGGCGGGCAGGGCTGGAACCCCGAGCCCAGCTTCGGCGATGCCCTGTTCGCGAACGGCTTCGAGGCACCGTAG
- the purT gene encoding formate-dependent phosphoribosylglycinamide formyltransferase, producing MPAAIRLGTPLSPGANRVLLLGSGELGKEVVIELQRLGVEVIAADRYADAPAMQVAHRSHVLDMLDPLALRALIAKEQPHLVVPEIEAIHTQTLVELEAEGLRVIPTARAARLTMDREGIRRLAAEELGLPTSPYRFVDSEAEFREAVAAIGLPCVVKPLMSSSGKGQSTLRNASDLGPAWAYAQEGGRAGAGRCIVEGFIDFEYEITLLTVRHRDGTSFCAPIGHLQIDGDYRESWQPQPMSAVALARSEDIARAITDALGGWGLFGVELFVRGDQVWFSEVSPRPHDTGLVTLISQEQSEFALHARAILGLPIPCIDALGPSASVALLAEGYGVPEFSGLEDALAQPQTGLRLFGKPRVAGKRRVAVALARGSDVETARARAREVAGALTVRLV from the coding sequence ATGCCCGCTGCCATTCGCCTTGGTACCCCCCTGTCGCCCGGCGCCAACCGCGTGCTGCTGCTGGGCTCGGGAGAACTGGGTAAGGAGGTCGTCATCGAGCTGCAGCGGCTCGGCGTGGAAGTGATCGCCGCCGACCGCTACGCCGACGCCCCGGCCATGCAGGTGGCGCATCGCAGCCACGTGCTCGACATGCTCGATCCGCTCGCGCTGCGCGCCCTGATCGCGAAGGAGCAGCCGCATCTGGTGGTGCCCGAAATCGAGGCGATCCACACCCAGACCCTCGTCGAACTGGAAGCCGAAGGCCTGCGGGTGATCCCCACCGCGCGCGCCGCACGCTTGACCATGGACCGCGAAGGCATCCGTCGCCTCGCCGCGGAAGAGCTCGGCCTGCCGACCTCGCCGTATCGCTTCGTCGATAGCGAGGCCGAGTTCCGCGAGGCCGTCGCCGCGATCGGTCTACCCTGCGTGGTCAAGCCGCTGATGTCGTCCTCGGGCAAGGGCCAGAGCACCCTGCGCAACGCGTCTGACCTCGGCCCCGCCTGGGCCTATGCGCAGGAAGGTGGCCGCGCCGGCGCGGGCCGCTGCATCGTCGAAGGTTTCATCGACTTCGAGTACGAGATCACCCTGCTGACCGTCCGCCATCGCGATGGCACGAGCTTCTGCGCGCCGATCGGTCATCTGCAGATCGACGGCGACTACCGCGAGAGCTGGCAGCCGCAGCCGATGTCCGCGGTCGCACTGGCACGCTCTGAGGACATCGCACGCGCGATCACCGATGCGCTCGGCGGCTGGGGTCTGTTCGGCGTTGAACTGTTCGTGCGCGGCGATCAAGTGTGGTTCTCGGAGGTCTCACCGCGCCCGCACGACACCGGCCTTGTCACACTCATCTCGCAGGAGCAGAGCGAGTTCGCCCTGCACGCGCGCGCCATCCTTGGCTTGCCCATCCCTTGCATCGATGCACTCGGCCCTTCGGCCTCGGTCGCCCTGCTGGCCGAAGGCTACGGCGTGCCCGAGTTCAGCGGCCTCGAAGATGCACTCGCGCAGCCGCAGACCGGCCTGCGCCTGTTCGGCAAACCGCGCGTGGCGGGCAAGCGCCGAGTGGCCGTCGCGCTGGCGCGGGGTAGCGATGTCGAAACCGCCCGCGCGCGGGCCCGAGAAGTGGCTGGGGCGCTGACGGTTCGCCTCGTCTAG
- a CDS encoding M48 family metallopeptidase: MSLRALAAAALCLLLSACATTPDGRSQVMMVSNAQVNQMGITAFEQMKAKDKTSTVPARSAYAQCIVDALVRELPPEWQRLDWEAQAFAIAEPNAFALPGGKVGVNTGLLRIADTPDKLAAVLGHEIAHVVYRHAGERISQQQLAQTGLALAGAYAGRSASPEQVNLMVAALGAGAQVGVLLPFSRKHETEADVYGQRLMAQAGFDPQAAVELWQAMQSATGSEGRPPRFLSTHPDPEGRIRALSDFAPGLRDVYEQARRAERRPACD; encoded by the coding sequence ATGTCCCTGCGCGCCCTTGCCGCCGCCGCGCTGTGCCTGCTGCTCAGCGCCTGCGCCACCACGCCCGATGGCCGCAGCCAGGTGATGATGGTGTCCAATGCCCAGGTCAACCAGATGGGCATCACCGCCTTCGAGCAGATGAAGGCCAAGGACAAGACCAGCACTGTGCCCGCACGTAGCGCCTACGCGCAGTGCATCGTCGACGCCCTGGTGCGCGAACTGCCGCCCGAGTGGCAGCGCCTCGACTGGGAAGCGCAAGCCTTCGCCATCGCCGAGCCGAACGCCTTCGCCCTGCCGGGCGGCAAGGTGGGCGTCAACACCGGCCTGCTGCGCATCGCCGATACCCCGGACAAGCTGGCCGCCGTGCTCGGCCACGAAATTGCCCACGTGGTCTACCGCCATGCCGGCGAGCGCATCAGCCAGCAGCAGCTCGCGCAGACGGGGCTGGCCCTCGCCGGCGCCTACGCCGGCCGCAGCGCCTCACCCGAGCAGGTCAACCTGATGGTGGCCGCACTCGGCGCCGGCGCCCAGGTGGGCGTGCTGCTGCCGTTCTCGCGCAAGCACGAAACCGAAGCCGACGTGTACGGCCAGCGTCTGATGGCCCAAGCCGGCTTCGACCCGCAGGCCGCGGTCGAACTCTGGCAAGCCATGCAGAGCGCCACCGGCAGCGAAGGCCGGCCACCGCGGTTTCTGTCGACGCACCCGGATCCAGAAGGCCGGATCCGGGCCTTGAGCGATTTCGCCCCCGGTTTACGTGATGTGTACGAGCAGGCGCGGCGGGCGGAGCGTCGCCCAGCCTGCGACTAA
- a CDS encoding IS481 family transposase yields the protein MNIRLHKNARTTPAIRREIQAATGSDYELAERFGVTRQTIRKWRKRTTQDDFSHTAHRLQTTLNAGQEELVVELRKTLRLSLDDLLSVVREFVHASMSRSALDRLLRRRGVSRLPLEEAPARPTKAFKAYEPGYLHIDVKYLPQMPDETQRRYLFVAIDRATRWVYTEIRANKTAASARRFLKALHARCPLKIRCVLTDNGKEFTDRLFGVSKRAESGTHEFDVFCTALGIEHRLTRPKSPQTNGMVERFNGRISHVLNTNRFESGEGLEQTLGRYVWLYNHHLPQKALNHETPIQALKRWQSTPPSGTLR from the coding sequence ATTAACATCCGCCTGCACAAGAACGCCCGAACAACGCCTGCGATCCGCCGCGAGATCCAGGCGGCGACGGGCAGCGACTACGAGCTGGCAGAGCGCTTTGGCGTCACCCGACAGACCATTCGCAAGTGGCGCAAGCGGACCACACAGGACGACTTCAGCCACACCGCTCACCGGCTTCAGACCACGTTGAACGCCGGGCAAGAGGAACTCGTGGTGGAGTTGCGCAAGACGCTCCGGCTGTCGCTGGATGACCTGCTTTCGGTGGTGCGTGAGTTCGTCCACGCGAGCATGAGCCGCTCCGCACTGGATCGCCTGCTGCGTCGTCGCGGCGTGTCGCGCCTGCCGCTGGAAGAGGCGCCTGCGCGCCCCACGAAGGCCTTCAAGGCCTACGAGCCGGGCTACCTGCACATCGACGTCAAGTACCTGCCGCAGATGCCTGACGAGACGCAGCGCCGCTACCTGTTCGTTGCCATCGATCGCGCGACCCGCTGGGTCTACACCGAGATCCGCGCGAACAAGACGGCGGCTTCAGCGCGGCGCTTCTTGAAGGCACTGCATGCACGTTGTCCGCTCAAGATTCGCTGTGTTCTGACGGACAACGGAAAGGAGTTCACGGACCGCCTGTTCGGGGTTAGCAAGCGTGCAGAGAGCGGCACCCATGAGTTCGACGTCTTCTGCACGGCACTTGGCATCGAGCATCGCCTGACGCGCCCGAAGAGCCCCCAGACGAACGGAATGGTCGAGCGCTTCAACGGCCGGATCTCGCATGTGCTCAACACCAACCGCTTCGAGTCAGGCGAGGGCTTGGAGCAGACCCTCGGCCGCTACGTCTGGCTCTACAACCACCACTTGCCGCAGAAGGCGCTGAACCACGAGACTCCGATTCAGGCGCTGAAGCGCTGGCAATCCACCCCCCCCTCCGGAACTCTTCGCTAG
- the pdeM gene encoding ligase-associated DNA damage response endonuclease PdeM, with protein sequence MRPEGTESGATEGRSAGLALGGLRLELLPERAVYVPALSTLLLADLHLGKGDAFRRAGIALPAGGTAQDLERLSALIEHHQPAHVIVLGDLIHGPLPEDAHWRQQWRDFLDRHTGQRFAAVLGNHDRALRGAGDFEGVELLPEGTACGPLRLHHDSPEGNLAEPSSTAPSLVLCGHLHPVLRLRQPGLPPRLPAFWLRDQRLMLPAFSAFTGGFALQPTPGDRLWLCAGGSLLPLNPPRRIMR encoded by the coding sequence ATGCGCCCTGAAGGAACAGAAAGCGGCGCGACGGAAGGCCGATCCGCTGGGCTGGCGCTGGGCGGCCTACGGCTTGAACTGCTGCCCGAGCGCGCGGTGTACGTACCCGCACTCAGCACCCTGCTGCTCGCCGACCTGCATCTCGGCAAGGGCGATGCCTTCCGCCGCGCCGGCATCGCCCTGCCCGCCGGCGGCACCGCCCAGGATCTCGAGCGGCTGTCCGCGCTGATCGAACATCACCAACCCGCGCACGTCATCGTGCTGGGCGATCTGATCCACGGCCCCTTGCCCGAGGACGCGCACTGGCGCCAGCAGTGGCGCGACTTCCTCGATCGCCATACTGGCCAGCGCTTCGCGGCCGTGCTCGGCAACCACGATCGTGCGCTGCGCGGTGCGGGCGATTTCGAGGGCGTGGAGCTGCTGCCGGAAGGCACCGCGTGCGGACCGCTGCGCCTGCACCATGATTCCCCCGAAGGCAACCTTGCAGAACCCAGCTCAACAGCGCCTTCGCTGGTGCTGTGCGGACACCTGCATCCCGTGCTGCGCCTGCGCCAGCCCGGCCTGCCGCCCCGCCTGCCTGCATTCTGGCTGCGCGATCAGCGCCTGATGCTGCCCGCCTTCAGCGCCTTCACCGGCGGCTTCGCGCTGCAGCCAACACCCGGCGATCGGCTGTGGCTGTGCGCAGGCGGATCCCTGCTGCCGCTGAACCCGCCGCGCCGAATCATGAGGTAG